The following coding sequences lie in one Isoptericola variabilis 225 genomic window:
- a CDS encoding polysaccharide lyase family 1 protein, with product MHPTPATARRRRRAAAVAGSAAASLLLGTAVAVAAPGAPGHDADDLGRQVITPGADGWASVATTTYPEGVAREAAPVTGGAAAAPEHVYVVRTWDELRDALAGRPGGDHDDGRGNTVPRIVYVVGQIDAFEGQDCQAFADQVTVAGTGEPFSMDDYVAYYDPSGAWGRKAPSGPLEDARRAAATVQSRQTQVHVGSNVTIVGVGDDAQISGANVRIRDAHNVILRNLTISDGRDCFPEWDPGDGATGNWNSAYDNVSVWTSTSVWIDHNTFDDGEHPAESLPTVYGRPFEIHDGLLDITHGSDLVTVSYNRFEAHDKTMLVGSSDGRLQDRGQHRVTLHHNHWQDIGQRAPRVRFGDVHVYNNHYEQSEAGLFQYYWGAGRESSIVAENNAIDLAPGVDPGRVVGRYGGEMLSETGTFVDGRPTDVLAAFNASASTPLADAARWTPSDHYSYRLLPTQAVPGVVGARAGAGVLASELP from the coding sequence ATGCACCCCACCCCCGCCACCGCCCGGCGCCGACGCCGCGCGGCCGCCGTCGCCGGCTCGGCCGCGGCCTCGCTGCTGCTCGGCACCGCGGTCGCCGTCGCGGCGCCCGGAGCCCCCGGCCACGACGCCGACGACCTCGGCCGCCAGGTCATCACGCCCGGCGCCGACGGCTGGGCCTCCGTGGCTACCACGACGTACCCGGAGGGCGTCGCCCGCGAGGCCGCCCCGGTCACGGGCGGCGCTGCCGCCGCACCCGAGCACGTCTACGTGGTCCGCACCTGGGACGAGCTGCGCGACGCGCTGGCCGGCAGGCCCGGCGGCGACCACGACGACGGCCGCGGGAACACCGTCCCCCGCATCGTCTACGTCGTCGGCCAGATCGACGCGTTCGAGGGTCAGGACTGCCAGGCCTTCGCGGACCAGGTCACCGTCGCGGGCACCGGCGAGCCGTTCTCGATGGACGACTACGTCGCGTACTACGACCCGTCCGGCGCCTGGGGCCGGAAGGCCCCCTCCGGGCCGCTCGAGGACGCACGCCGCGCGGCCGCGACGGTCCAGTCTCGCCAGACCCAGGTCCACGTCGGCTCGAACGTGACGATCGTCGGCGTGGGCGACGACGCGCAGATCTCGGGCGCCAACGTCCGCATCCGCGACGCGCACAACGTCATCCTGCGCAACCTCACGATCTCCGACGGCCGCGACTGCTTCCCCGAGTGGGACCCGGGCGACGGCGCGACGGGCAACTGGAACTCCGCCTACGACAACGTGTCGGTCTGGACCTCCACGAGCGTGTGGATCGACCACAACACGTTCGACGACGGGGAGCACCCGGCCGAGTCGCTGCCGACCGTCTACGGCCGGCCGTTCGAGATCCACGACGGCCTGCTCGACATCACGCACGGCTCCGACCTGGTCACCGTCTCCTACAACCGGTTCGAGGCGCACGACAAGACGATGCTCGTCGGCTCGTCGGACGGCCGCCTGCAGGACCGCGGCCAGCACCGCGTGACCCTGCACCACAACCACTGGCAGGACATCGGCCAGCGCGCGCCGCGCGTGCGGTTCGGCGACGTCCACGTCTACAACAACCACTACGAGCAGTCCGAGGCCGGGCTCTTCCAGTACTACTGGGGCGCGGGCCGCGAGTCGTCGATCGTCGCGGAGAACAACGCGATCGACCTGGCGCCGGGTGTCGACCCGGGCCGCGTCGTCGGCCGGTACGGCGGCGAGATGCTCTCCGAGACCGGCACGTTCGTCGACGGACGTCCGACCGACGTGCTCGCCGCGTTCAACGCCTCGGCGTCGACGCCGCTCGCGGACGCGGCGCGCTGGACGCCGTCCGACCACTACTCGTACCGCCTGCTGCCGACTCAGGCGGTGCCCGGCGTCGTCGGCGCGAGGGCCGGCGCGGGAGTCCTTGCCTCCGAGCTCCCGTGA